The following proteins come from a genomic window of Terriglobia bacterium:
- a CDS encoding cobyrinate a,c-diamide synthase: protein MKEERTLPRVVVAGLGGGSGKTIVSMALLLAARRAGIAVRAFKKGPDYIDAAWLSWASANPARNLDTYLMGFDCAVSSFARHGVSDGLNLIEGNRGVFDGMDVAGTHSSAALAKALQAPVLLVLNVTKVTRTAAAFVLGARQLDPDLQIAGLVLNHVNGRRHEQIVRESIASVSDIPVVGVVPKLDIGELVPERHLGLVTPDDHTAREALESKLLAEVVLHLDLESIVRIARTAGPLRAELEPKPNLPDASHLRVGYLRDAAFSFYYAENLEALESAGAELLPISALTAGRLPAGLSALYIGGGFPEVHAAALSANTSFLQSVREASQSGLPIYAECGGLMLLSRGIVWHGSRHPMAGLFPFDAHVCSTAQGHGYTELLVDRQNPFYPSGLVIRGHEFHYSRIELQADTLDTVCEVRRGSGAWQHRDGIVSGNVWAGYTHVHALATPQWASGLVNAARRFASSSMATAGN, encoded by the coding sequence GTGAAAGAGGAGCGCACATTGCCGCGCGTGGTTGTCGCCGGGTTGGGCGGCGGCAGCGGGAAAACCATTGTCTCCATGGCGCTACTGCTCGCCGCGCGCCGCGCCGGTATTGCAGTTCGCGCGTTCAAGAAAGGCCCGGACTACATTGACGCCGCCTGGCTGAGTTGGGCGTCGGCCAATCCCGCGCGCAACCTCGATACTTACCTGATGGGCTTCGATTGCGCCGTTTCATCCTTCGCCCGCCACGGGGTTTCCGATGGGTTGAACCTCATCGAAGGCAACCGCGGCGTGTTCGACGGCATGGATGTCGCCGGCACTCACAGCAGCGCCGCGCTTGCCAAGGCGTTGCAGGCGCCGGTCCTGCTGGTGTTGAACGTCACGAAAGTCACGCGCACCGCTGCCGCCTTCGTCCTGGGCGCGCGGCAGCTCGATCCTGATCTGCAGATCGCCGGCCTGGTACTGAACCACGTCAACGGCCGCCGACACGAGCAGATTGTGCGCGAGTCGATTGCCTCGGTTTCCGACATTCCTGTCGTCGGGGTTGTCCCGAAGCTCGACATCGGCGAACTCGTGCCCGAGCGCCACCTCGGTCTGGTCACGCCGGACGACCACACGGCGCGCGAGGCGCTGGAAAGCAAACTGCTCGCCGAAGTCGTGCTCCACCTGGACCTGGAATCCATTGTGCGCATCGCGCGCACCGCCGGACCTCTGCGCGCCGAGCTTGAGCCGAAACCCAATCTGCCCGACGCTTCCCATTTAAGAGTCGGCTATCTTAGGGATGCCGCCTTTAGCTTTTACTACGCTGAGAACCTGGAAGCGCTGGAGAGCGCCGGCGCCGAACTGCTTCCCATTTCCGCTCTTACCGCCGGCAGGTTGCCCGCAGGATTGTCGGCGCTCTATATCGGCGGAGGTTTTCCCGAAGTCCACGCCGCCGCGCTCTCGGCGAACACGTCGTTCTTGCAATCCGTGCGCGAGGCGTCGCAGAGTGGGCTGCCGATCTACGCCGAATGTGGCGGCTTGATGTTGCTATCCCGGGGAATCGTCTGGCACGGCTCGCGCCATCCGATGGCGGGCCTGTTCCCCTTCGACGCCCATGTGTGCAGTACGGCCCAGGGCCACGGATACACCGAATTGCTGGTTGACCGCCAGAATCCGTTTTATCCATCCGGGCTGGTGATTCGCGGCCATGAATTTCACTACTCCCGGATCGAATTGCAGGCTGACACGCTCGACACCGTCTGCGAAGTCCGTCGTGGCTCTGGCGCCTGGCAGCACCGTGACGGCATCGTGTCCGGGAACGTCTGGGCGGGCTACACACACGTGCATGCCCTGGCAACTCCGCAATGGGCAAGCGGACTGGTGAATGCCGCGCGGCGTTTCGCGTCATCCTCGATGGCTACGGCGGGAAACTAA
- the nrfD gene encoding polysulfide reductase NrfD codes for MFEKAMVGSRRYWGWLAFLLVLIALGGVCYLRQLRYGLVITGLSRDVTWGLYIAQFTFLVGVAASAVMVVLPYYLHDVRQFQKITILGELLAVSSVTMCMLFILVDMGQPARVLNVLRYPTLHSVMFWDMVSLGGYLALNAVISVVMLSAEHNGVPAPRWIKPVAILSIPWAVSIHTVTAFLYSGLPGRTFWLSAILAPRFLASAFASGPALLILLCLLLRRLTSFDVGQEAIRKLGVIVAYATSISVFFVLLELFTVFYSRIPEEMEHFRYLFVGLEGERHLVPWMWISVAAAMAALVLLLVPRLRERDTLLAAASVLVFVSLWIEKGLGLIVGGFVPSPLGSVTRYSPTAPEWTIVLGVWAIGALMITVFYKITVSVREVR; via the coding sequence ATGTTTGAAAAGGCGATGGTCGGCAGCCGCAGGTACTGGGGCTGGCTCGCATTTCTGCTGGTCCTGATCGCGCTGGGCGGTGTCTGCTACCTCCGGCAGCTTCGCTACGGGTTGGTCATCACCGGGCTCAGTCGCGATGTTACCTGGGGCCTCTACATCGCGCAGTTTACGTTTCTTGTCGGCGTGGCGGCGTCGGCGGTGATGGTGGTGCTGCCGTACTACCTGCATGACGTCCGGCAATTCCAGAAGATCACGATTCTTGGCGAGCTGCTCGCGGTTTCGTCCGTGACCATGTGCATGCTCTTCATCCTGGTGGACATGGGACAGCCGGCGCGGGTGCTGAACGTGCTGCGCTATCCCACGCTGCACTCGGTGATGTTCTGGGACATGGTATCGCTGGGCGGATACCTGGCGCTGAACGCGGTGATTTCGGTGGTGATGCTGAGTGCAGAGCACAACGGAGTGCCGGCGCCGCGATGGATCAAACCGGTGGCGATCCTTTCCATCCCCTGGGCAGTCAGCATTCATACCGTAACCGCGTTTCTGTACAGCGGGCTTCCGGGCCGCACGTTCTGGCTGTCGGCAATCCTGGCGCCGCGCTTCCTGGCATCGGCGTTCGCCTCCGGACCGGCCTTGCTGATCCTGCTGTGCCTGCTGCTGCGGCGGCTGACGTCATTCGACGTTGGGCAGGAGGCCATCCGCAAGTTGGGCGTGATTGTCGCCTACGCGACGTCGATCAGCGTGTTCTTTGTTCTCCTCGAGCTGTTCACGGTCTTCTACAGCCGCATTCCCGAGGAGATGGAGCATTTCCGGTACCTGTTCGTGGGGCTCGAGGGGGAGCGCCACCTGGTTCCGTGGATGTGGATTTCGGTCGCTGCGGCAATGGCCGCGCTGGTCCTGCTACTGGTCCCCAGGCTGCGGGAGCGAGACACCCTGTTGGCGGCCGCGTCGGTGTTGGTGTTTGTTTCTCTTTGGATCGAAAAAGGGCTAGGGCTGATCGTCGGCGGCTTCGTGCCTTCGCCGCTGGGATCGGTCACTCGATATTCGCCCACCGCCCCGGAATGGACCATCGTTTTGGGGGTGTGGGCGATTGGGGCGTTAATGATCACCGTGTTCTACAAGATCACGGTTTCTGTACGCGAGGTGAGGTGA
- a CDS encoding PilZ domain-containing protein: protein MSRQPWETSALSVVGGTVTDSKFKERRGQHRTRFEAPATVTAGKHRIAASTKDISDRGLFFFTDARCKVGSEIDIVIRLPEGVGLPLSGMVCCHGRVVRSNSAGGQYGVAMRIDRIAAVPQA from the coding sequence ATGAGCCGTCAGCCCTGGGAAACATCGGCCCTGAGTGTTGTGGGAGGCACCGTGACCGATTCCAAATTCAAAGAACGACGCGGCCAGCACCGCACTCGCTTCGAAGCTCCGGCGACCGTGACTGCGGGCAAGCACAGGATCGCCGCGTCCACGAAAGACATCAGCGACCGAGGACTGTTCTTTTTCACCGACGCTCGTTGCAAAGTGGGCAGCGAGATCGACATCGTTATTCGATTGCCGGAGGGAGTGGGATTGCCGTTGAGCGGTATGGTTTGCTGCCATGGGCGCGTCGTTCGCTCGAATTCTGCTGGCGGGCAGTACGGCGTTGCTATGCGGATCGACCGTATCGCCGCAGTGCCGCAGGCATAG
- a CDS encoding 4Fe-4S dicluster domain-containing protein gives MKITRKEFFCVAGLAAAGAGAAKAVQAISAADPTAPQASAAAKRWGMVIDFQKCRADKDCDDCLNACRLAHNVPNIPEREREVKWVWKERYEKVFSFQQTDYTRRALEGHVLPILCNQCANPACVRVCPTAATWKREDGIVMMDWHRCIGCRYCMAACPYGSRSFNWSDPRPYIRNLTAEFPTRTKGVVEKCNFCEERLANGRAPACVEACRQKAILFGDLNDEQSSVRQVLRARYSIQRTPELGTGPSIFYLV, from the coding sequence ATGAAGATCACGCGCAAGGAATTTTTTTGCGTAGCAGGTTTGGCGGCTGCGGGCGCGGGCGCGGCCAAGGCGGTGCAGGCGATCAGCGCCGCCGATCCTACCGCTCCGCAAGCGTCAGCCGCCGCCAAGCGCTGGGGCATGGTGATTGATTTCCAGAAATGCCGTGCCGATAAGGACTGCGACGATTGCCTGAATGCCTGCCGTCTGGCGCACAACGTCCCCAACATCCCCGAGCGCGAGCGCGAAGTGAAGTGGGTGTGGAAAGAGCGATACGAAAAAGTCTTCTCCTTCCAGCAGACCGATTACACGCGGCGGGCGTTGGAAGGGCATGTGCTGCCAATCCTGTGCAACCAATGCGCCAATCCCGCCTGCGTGCGCGTGTGTCCCACGGCGGCCACGTGGAAGCGCGAAGACGGCATCGTGATGATGGACTGGCACCGCTGCATCGGCTGCCGCTACTGCATGGCGGCATGCCCCTACGGATCGAGGAGTTTCAACTGGTCCGATCCCCGGCCGTATATCCGCAACCTGACGGCGGAATTTCCCACGCGCACCAAGGGCGTGGTGGAGAAGTGCAATTTTTGCGAGGAGCGGTTGGCGAACGGGCGCGCGCCGGCGTGCGTGGAGGCGTGCCGGCAGAAAGCCATCCTCTTCGGCGACCTGAACGACGAACAGTCATCCGTGCGTCAAGTTTTGCGCGCTCGTTATTCGATCCAGCGCACGCCCGAGCTGGGCACCGGCCCGTCGATTTTCTATTTGGTTTGA
- a CDS encoding STAS domain-containing protein: MLRFEIHNFPHVTVLRCSGRIVRGDGADDLLRAVMSQDKRHLQIDLRGVETIDAGGLGVLVALEKWAKDGDRTIQLTNPSKRIREVLETTQLSSVLQVRPAIQDCDDAA; the protein is encoded by the coding sequence GTGCTCAGGTTTGAAATTCATAATTTCCCGCACGTTACAGTGCTGCGCTGCTCGGGTAGGATCGTTCGCGGTGACGGAGCCGATGACCTTCTCCGGGCAGTAATGTCTCAGGACAAACGCCATCTTCAGATCGACCTCCGCGGCGTCGAGACAATTGACGCAGGTGGATTGGGAGTTTTGGTCGCATTGGAAAAATGGGCGAAGGATGGAGATAGAACCATCCAACTGACAAATCCCTCGAAGCGAATCCGTGAGGTGTTGGAGACCACGCAACTGAGTTCGGTCCTTCAGGTTCGCCCTGCCATTCAGGATTGTGACGACGCCGCGTAG
- a CDS encoding DUF4197 domain-containing protein has translation MTAVVVGCVAQTQIDDIWKKANQKAQSANLSGAGLSTDKITAGLKEALAVSTGKAVATTGKPDGFLKNEAIKILLPDKLRSVGKGMRLLGMGSQVDELEVGMNRAAEQAAPQAKQIFLSAVTKMTFDDARKILSGGDTAATEYFKGQTSAQLTTAFKPIVHKAMVNVGVIKQYNAMMQNSVAGPLGAQNFNLDDYVVGKTLDGLFYMLGQEEKKIRKDPVARTTSLLKEVFGKRM, from the coding sequence ATGACAGCAGTCGTCGTCGGTTGCGTGGCGCAGACGCAGATTGACGACATCTGGAAGAAAGCGAATCAGAAGGCGCAATCAGCGAACCTGAGCGGAGCCGGCCTGAGTACCGACAAAATCACGGCCGGGCTGAAAGAGGCGCTCGCTGTGAGCACTGGCAAGGCGGTGGCGACCACCGGCAAGCCGGATGGGTTTCTCAAGAACGAAGCCATCAAGATTCTACTTCCCGACAAGCTTCGGAGTGTTGGGAAGGGGATGCGGCTCCTTGGAATGGGATCGCAGGTGGACGAACTTGAAGTGGGCATGAATCGCGCCGCTGAGCAGGCCGCTCCACAAGCCAAGCAGATATTCCTGAGCGCTGTAACCAAGATGACGTTTGATGATGCCCGCAAGATCCTGTCGGGCGGCGATACGGCGGCAACCGAATATTTCAAAGGGCAGACCTCCGCGCAACTGACCACGGCGTTCAAGCCCATTGTTCACAAAGCCATGGTGAATGTGGGCGTCATCAAACAGTACAACGCCATGATGCAGAACTCCGTCGCCGGCCCCCTGGGAGCCCAGAACTTCAACCTTGATGACTACGTCGTAGGGAAAACACTGGACGGGCTTTTCTACATGCTGGGTCAAGAAGAGAAGAAAATCCGCAAGGACCCGGTAGCCCGGACAACTTCCCTGTTGAAGGAAGTATTCGGAAAACGGATGTGA
- the cobA gene encoding uroporphyrinogen-III C-methyltransferase — protein MYPGKVYLVGAGPGHPELLTVKAAELIKTGDVIVYDRLIQEEVLALARPSAERIYMGKPVGKHDSRQDEVNELLVRKAREGRVVIRLKGGDPFVFGRGGEEAEYLADHGIPFEVIPGVCSALSAPLSAGIAVTHRDAASSVAIVTGHNANGTEARMDWHALARLDTLVFLMGVHNVDKIAAKLIAAGRAPETPSAMVQKAFWHDEFTVTGTLATIAEECRRAALKPPATLVVGEVVRLRERLKHSQRDLSRARATSAVLGPAPDELFRLAAAGFGAQVLGWALQNELFDALEEPVPVCDLAHELGLDAAALSEILNTLVALRLVESCADGYRNLELASRYLRQTSPQGLRAALLYDAAQFCNWDALSDFARHGHQTGFVARNKELRSQAAECLAALAAAEVVNRLDAPPAGPLLVVGWGYVAYGKAVALRWPELAVHGWNPFSGDRTGVPRAEFGTVILSGVLEWCGTPDIAGLLSQISMPPDGVLLCHDSLLPVGVQPAPHAALRALARQVADGIVHSWSSDRLTAALQRSGFAVVESTIICGDSALVTARRTEPESCKTSLAAACAD, from the coding sequence ATGTATCCGGGAAAAGTTTATTTGGTGGGCGCGGGTCCGGGTCATCCGGAACTGCTGACCGTCAAGGCCGCCGAACTCATCAAGACGGGTGACGTCATTGTTTACGACCGCCTGATCCAGGAAGAAGTGCTGGCCCTCGCGCGTCCGTCGGCGGAGCGCATTTATATGGGCAAGCCGGTCGGGAAGCACGACTCGCGCCAGGATGAAGTCAACGAACTGCTGGTGCGAAAAGCGCGCGAGGGAAGAGTCGTCATCCGCCTCAAGGGCGGCGATCCGTTCGTCTTCGGACGCGGCGGCGAAGAGGCCGAGTACCTCGCCGACCACGGCATTCCGTTTGAAGTCATCCCCGGCGTCTGTTCCGCCTTGTCGGCGCCGTTGAGCGCGGGCATCGCCGTCACCCATCGCGACGCCGCGTCGTCGGTCGCCATTGTTACCGGCCACAACGCCAACGGGACGGAAGCGCGCATGGACTGGCATGCCCTGGCGCGCCTCGACACGCTGGTATTTCTCATGGGAGTCCACAACGTGGACAAGATCGCCGCCAAGCTGATCGCCGCTGGCCGTGCCCCGGAAACCCCCTCCGCCATGGTCCAGAAGGCGTTCTGGCACGACGAATTCACTGTCACCGGAACCCTCGCCACCATCGCTGAAGAGTGCCGCCGTGCCGCGTTGAAACCCCCCGCAACTCTCGTTGTCGGCGAAGTGGTGCGGCTGCGCGAGAGGTTGAAACATTCCCAGCGCGACCTCAGCCGCGCGCGCGCTACTTCCGCGGTTTTGGGGCCGGCGCCCGACGAGCTTTTCCGTCTGGCGGCCGCCGGCTTCGGCGCGCAGGTGCTGGGGTGGGCTCTGCAGAATGAGCTATTCGACGCGCTGGAAGAGCCCGTGCCGGTGTGTGATCTTGCCCACGAGCTTGGTCTCGACGCAGCGGCGCTCAGCGAGATCCTCAACACACTTGTTGCGCTGCGCCTGGTCGAATCCTGCGCCGACGGCTACCGCAATCTTGAGTTGGCGTCGCGTTATCTGCGCCAGACCTCGCCGCAGGGCCTGCGCGCCGCGCTCCTCTATGACGCCGCCCAGTTTTGCAACTGGGACGCGCTTTCGGACTTCGCGCGCCACGGCCATCAAACCGGGTTCGTCGCCCGGAACAAGGAATTGCGCTCGCAGGCCGCCGAGTGCCTGGCCGCCCTGGCCGCCGCCGAGGTGGTGAACCGCCTCGACGCGCCGCCCGCCGGCCCGCTGCTCGTGGTTGGGTGGGGATACGTCGCCTACGGCAAAGCCGTCGCACTGCGCTGGCCGGAACTGGCAGTGCACGGCTGGAACCCGTTTTCCGGCGACCGCACCGGCGTGCCCCGCGCAGAGTTCGGAACGGTGATACTCTCGGGCGTGCTCGAGTGGTGCGGCACACCCGACATTGCCGGTCTCCTGTCGCAAATTTCCATGCCGCCGGACGGCGTTTTGCTGTGCCACGATTCGCTGCTGCCCGTGGGCGTCCAACCGGCGCCGCATGCCGCCCTCCGGGCGCTGGCGCGCCAGGTGGCCGACGGCATCGTCCATAGCTGGTCGTCGGACCGGCTCACTGCGGCGCTGCAGCGCTCAGGTTTTGCGGTTGTGGAATCCACCATCATCTGCGGCGACAGTGCGCTGGTCACCGCGCGTCGCACGGAACCGGAGTCGTGCAAGACCAGCCTCGCGGCTGCGTGCGCGGATTGA
- the dsrJ gene encoding sulfate reduction electron transfer complex DsrMKJOP subunit DsrJ: MRDRVLIAIGLLLFVAMATYPVWHAVYAKTTAAGPQLKLPEQQKTCVAPVAFMRASHMKLLNEWREGAVRERRLDYTSYDGKKYRVNLSATCLGECHTKKGEFCDRCHTYAAVSGPYCWDCHVDPTSVARRTP, from the coding sequence ATGCGTGACCGGGTGCTGATCGCGATCGGCTTGCTGCTGTTCGTCGCCATGGCGACGTATCCCGTCTGGCACGCGGTTTACGCCAAAACCACGGCGGCGGGGCCGCAGTTGAAATTGCCGGAACAGCAGAAGACTTGCGTGGCGCCGGTCGCGTTCATGCGCGCCTCGCACATGAAGCTGCTCAACGAATGGCGCGAAGGCGCGGTGCGCGAGCGCCGCCTGGATTACACCTCGTACGACGGCAAGAAATACCGCGTCAATCTCTCTGCCACCTGTCTCGGCGAGTGCCACACCAAGAAAGGGGAGTTCTGCGATCGCTGCCATACCTACGCGGCCGTTTCAGGCCCGTACTGCTGGGACTGCCATGTGGACCCGACCTCCGTCGCCCGGAGGACGCCATGA
- a CDS encoding YeiH family protein: MATLVEAPPRPAPPREARPAAPPPQPWLSEDWLSVCIGLGVFILSLGLLFGADILGWVVTTAVWTAPAKALAPASKAYKTLPGLVSLLGTYIFLLAILLAGAKALRANLKSFAKGFTGVFFISYVCWFIGSWAYIAATPDKRAALKIPWSLNLTNESGFILALLAGLIVGNFLPGVAKSMKEAIRPELYIKTAIVILGGFLGIAALEQRALATSVIFRGACAIVEAYLIYWPIVYFVSRKYFGFSREWAAPLASGISICGVSAAIATGSAIKARPIVPIMVSSLVVIFAVVELMILPFAAQHWLYGQPMVAGAWMGLAVKTDGAAVASGAIADSLIRAKAMAATGVNYAPNWIMGVSTTVKVFIDIFIGVWAFILAWVWSAKIEHKQGEKVKASAIWQRFPKFILGYVATFVIVLAIGVLAPALIPKVKASMGQANVLRALFFVLTFFAIGVLSNFRKLWEEGIAKLAGVYVLCLFGFIIWVGLLISWLFFAGVLPPIVKG; this comes from the coding sequence ATGGCAACGTTGGTTGAGGCGCCACCAAGACCGGCGCCACCGCGAGAAGCACGTCCTGCGGCTCCGCCGCCACAACCGTGGCTGAGCGAGGACTGGCTCTCGGTGTGCATCGGTCTGGGGGTGTTCATACTTTCACTCGGCCTGCTGTTCGGGGCCGACATCCTGGGGTGGGTAGTCACGACGGCGGTTTGGACCGCGCCGGCGAAGGCACTCGCACCCGCGTCGAAAGCTTATAAAACTTTGCCGGGGCTGGTTTCTCTGCTCGGCACTTACATATTCTTGCTGGCGATCCTACTGGCTGGCGCGAAGGCCTTGCGCGCCAACCTCAAATCCTTCGCAAAAGGCTTTACCGGCGTTTTCTTCATCAGTTACGTGTGCTGGTTTATTGGAAGCTGGGCCTACATCGCAGCGACTCCTGATAAGCGGGCGGCGCTGAAGATCCCATGGTCGCTCAACCTGACCAACGAGTCGGGATTCATCCTGGCATTGTTGGCGGGCCTGATCGTGGGGAATTTCCTGCCGGGCGTTGCCAAGAGCATGAAAGAGGCAATCCGGCCCGAGCTCTACATCAAGACGGCGATCGTCATCCTGGGTGGGTTCCTGGGTATCGCCGCGCTGGAGCAGCGGGCGCTTGCCACTTCCGTGATCTTCCGCGGCGCGTGCGCCATCGTCGAGGCTTACCTGATCTACTGGCCGATCGTGTACTTCGTTTCGCGCAAGTACTTCGGGTTCAGCCGCGAGTGGGCGGCGCCGTTGGCGTCGGGTATTTCGATCTGCGGGGTGTCGGCGGCAATTGCCACCGGCAGCGCCATCAAGGCACGCCCGATTGTGCCGATCATGGTGTCTTCGCTGGTCGTGATTTTCGCCGTGGTCGAACTGATGATCCTTCCGTTCGCCGCGCAGCATTGGCTCTATGGACAGCCGATGGTGGCGGGCGCTTGGATGGGATTGGCGGTGAAGACCGACGGCGCGGCAGTGGCTAGCGGCGCGATTGCCGATTCGCTGATTCGCGCCAAGGCCATGGCCGCAACCGGGGTCAACTACGCTCCCAACTGGATCATGGGCGTCAGCACCACGGTGAAGGTGTTCATCGACATCTTCATCGGCGTGTGGGCGTTCATTCTGGCGTGGGTGTGGTCGGCTAAGATCGAACACAAGCAGGGCGAAAAGGTGAAAGCCTCCGCGATCTGGCAGCGCTTCCCGAAATTCATCCTCGGGTACGTTGCCACGTTCGTGATCGTGCTGGCGATCGGCGTACTGGCTCCGGCCCTGATCCCGAAGGTCAAGGCGTCGATGGGGCAGGCCAACGTCCTTCGTGCCCTGTTCTTCGTGCTTACGTTCTTCGCCATTGGTGTGCTCTCCAACTTCCGCAAGCTCTGGGAGGAAGGAATTGCCAAGCTGGCAGGCGTCTACGTGCTGTGCCTGTTCGGGTTCATCATCTGGGTCGGCCTGCTGATTTCCTGGCTGTTCTTCGCCGGAGTGTTGCCACCAATCGTAAAGGGGTGA
- a CDS encoding NAD(P)H-binding protein, giving the protein MYVVMGATGNTGGVVANSLLAKGQQVRAIGWNAERLKALAAKGAQPFVGDISDSQTLTNAFTGAKAVYVMIPPDMRSHDFRAFQDRLTEAIAAAIEKARVEYAVSLSSIGADKSEHTGPVVGLHHLEQRLNRIAGLNVFHLRAGYFMENTLAQIGIIKAHGITSGPLRHDLKLPMIATRDIGAFAAEVLWGLDFKRETHELLGQRDISMTEAAAIIGTAIGNPDLAYIQAPDEQVRMGLTQTGLSLNTANLILEMSAAMNSGYMRAWEQRSARNSSPTSYEAFVAEEFVPLYQSRAAAA; this is encoded by the coding sequence ATGTACGTTGTCATGGGTGCAACCGGGAACACGGGAGGTGTGGTTGCGAACAGCCTGCTGGCCAAGGGGCAACAAGTTCGGGCGATTGGCTGGAATGCCGAGCGTTTGAAAGCGCTGGCGGCAAAAGGTGCGCAACCATTTGTCGGCGACATTTCGGACTCGCAGACGCTGACCAATGCCTTCACTGGGGCGAAGGCGGTTTACGTCATGATTCCGCCGGACATGCGGAGCCACGACTTCCGCGCGTTTCAAGACCGCCTCACAGAAGCAATCGCCGCCGCCATCGAGAAGGCGCGGGTCGAGTACGCGGTTTCCCTCAGCAGCATCGGGGCGGACAAATCTGAGCACACCGGGCCGGTGGTGGGGCTGCATCATCTTGAGCAGCGGCTCAATCGCATTGCAGGTCTCAACGTTTTCCATCTACGCGCCGGCTACTTCATGGAAAACACTCTCGCGCAAATCGGGATCATTAAAGCCCACGGCATCACCTCCGGGCCTTTGCGCCACGACCTGAAGCTCCCGATGATTGCCACCCGCGATATCGGCGCCTTTGCCGCCGAGGTACTGTGGGGGCTCGACTTCAAGCGGGAGACCCACGAGTTGTTGGGACAGCGCGACATCAGCATGACCGAAGCCGCGGCGATCATCGGCACAGCAATCGGTAACCCTGACCTCGCATACATTCAGGCGCCTGACGAGCAGGTGCGCATGGGGTTGACGCAAACCGGCCTCTCACTGAACACGGCCAATCTTATTCTGGAAATGTCTGCTGCCATGAATTCGGGGTACATGCGGGCGTGGGAGCAACGCTCCGCACGCAATAGTTCGCCGACTTCGTACGAGGCTTTTGTAGCGGAGGAGTTCGTGCCTCTCTACCAAAGCCGGGCAGCAGCCGCGTGA